Within the Megalops cyprinoides isolate fMegCyp1 chromosome 10, fMegCyp1.pri, whole genome shotgun sequence genome, the region GAACACAGAGTGCGCACATGTGTaggattaaaatattaatgacaataaaaaaataaactcccAAAGCTGCCGAGACAAAATTCCTCTGGAAAATTGCCGCAGAAACTTTAGAAATTTCCTGgaaatccaccccccccccccccccttgtaaGCCTAGCAACCCTAGCACTGATTGAACCCTTGGGTGCATCATTCACTAGTCTGGGGCAAAGGAGGTGAGCTCACCCACAGTGCTGCGCTAACGTTTCCCCACACCCATCCAGCACACAAGTGAGCCCATTAAAGCCCAGTTACAGCTGTGGAGTCACTTACAAAAAGCATACACTGCACGTGCATTGGTCCACCTACAAACTGGTTTTCCACCAATTGATAAAATCACTGTAGGAGCATCATTGTTGTGGCAGACACTGAAACGTTAGCGACAGAATGTCGTTTCGGAAACACTGGGTACAAATACCACTGGTTCAAACGAACCAGAAGTAAggccaagggggggggggggtgcccaGTTTAAAGGCCTGCAGCAGGGTGCAGCTGAGCACTCTACCCAGCTTCTTGGAGATCCAGAGAGAGGAAAATCAGGGTTTGCAGTGTCACACAGTGAGGGACGCAGCTCTGTGGAATCACGACCTTATGACACCTGCCCACCAGCAGATGCCGTGCACAAGTACTATAGGTCTCTCGCTGTATCACTTTTCAGGAGATCAGGTGACACAATCTGACAGTGAGGTCGCAAGCCTTTCAGATCAACACATGGGCTGATCCTAATTTTCCAGCACAAATTCAAAATCAGACGGTAATGCTCATTAATACAATCTGAGAAAGTAAACTTGAAAAACAGACACTACAACAGATAATTACTTTTTGTAAAATCATAATGACTCCTGAAAGttgtttgtttcaaatgcaatatttatatttggGCTCACAACTGTACTAAATCATAACCTGGTAATAACCATGGGTAAGAGTATAtactaaatgtttattaatatagGTAACTAATATTAGTGgtaatactactactagtagtaaTAATACTACTAGTAGTAATAATACTACTAGTAGGAGTAGTTGTTCTGAGTACTGTTCTAAACTCATAGTCACCAATTAATTCAGTTCAGCCCCTCCTACCCTCTGGTCCTCTTTCCCCTTTGCCCCAAATCCGCCCCCTTTTCTCCTTCTTGCTCTAACCGTATCCCTTTTTCTCCGaatatctccctccctccagcccctccacaTCCGCACCCTTCctaaccccctccctcccccagtcaCGAGCCCAGTGTCTATAGTTagcgagagacagaggggagaaggggagaggtgGTGCCAGTGTTTCTGTAAGTGCCACCAACGGTGTCAAACGGCAGCGTGCCTGTGGCCGTGTGTCTCTCTACCACTGCAGTCCGGCAGTTCGAGTCTGGTCAAGACTTTGTGTGTCTGAGGACTATCACCGTGGAcgagacacacacagccctgatgGAAAAAGCTGCTTTTGTGTAAACAATGTGCTGAAATACATTATCAAATGGTGTTTTAAGCTCCTGTGGtgagaaataatatttttctcatttgagAGCGTTTGATTATGGTATAGTTACTGGAGGACTCAATGAAGAAAGTGATGGACAATAGTGTGTGTGCAATCAGGCGTGTccacatgcgtgtgtgtgtgtgtgtgtgtgtgtgtgtgtgtgtgccatgaCTGCATGACtcagctgagtgtgtgtgtgtgtgtgtgtgtgtgtgtgtgtacgctgaGGAATGCAGTCAGATGTAATAGGCTTTACGTTTCACACACTTTTCCTGGAcgagaggaggggaaaaggagcgagagagagagcgggagggtGGGCGTGGAAGGgcgagagacagacagacggagagacagacagagagcagcgAGCTAAGCGGGGAGACAGAGTCAGGGGCACAGAggcacccacaaacacacagagagggacaccacacagcaagcacacacgcacacagtacAGGCGGTTACCCCACAAATCCCGGCCGATCATCTCGGCTTCAGTGACCGGAGCAGGTGGTGAAAACGCCGTTCTGTGCCTGACGCAGTACAGTACGGCTTCCAGGTCTTTCTAATTCTTTAATTACAGAGGCACTTCGGCACCGGGCTGCTCCGGAGGCCAATAATCCAATTACATAATTGATGGGCGGGGCTATGCAAAACGCACGTGCGTCTGCGCAAGTCCGCCATCTCAGCTGGACCGTGGTGCCGGTGACCTGGGTAATCTCCATCACGGTACCGCACTCTGACACAGAGGAACCTGGGAGTGACCGTGACCCTAATGCTGGGGCCGTGACGGAGTATAGGATGTGGCAATGAGTTTAGCACAGAATTTTGCAAGAATTAAGATGAAGGCAGGCCTTGGGAAATAGCCATGCCGCTTCTAATTCCACTGTAGCGTTGCACAACAGGCCCACTGTGAGCCAGAGTCCCCCCTCTGCCGtgtacagcacatgcacacattaacAGTGAGCAACGACGTTTACAAAGAAACAGCCTAACTGCTAATCGCATAAGCGGAGTAAGCAGTTAATGGTACCACACCATAATTCATATTctcacttctttttttatttactgaggACAGATTACAGAAAGAAGCTTATGGCCCTTCCTACAggcagaaaatgtgtgtgatttGAGCCGGAACTTAAACATATAGAGCAGTACTTATCTCACTGAGACGTCTACATGGACCAGGCTCCCTTCAACCCATCTGTCAACCGAAGACCTCTACTCGAAATTGTCCACTTTGCATCTTAGTATTAGTCTTAGTATTAATGTACTTCTAAGATCTGATGGTGAGAGTGTTTAAATATACTCCTAAAAGCTGATGGGGACAGTGTTTCAATGTTCTTCTAAGAGTTAATCCTGACAATTATCAGACACCGTAACAGTCTAAAATTAGCTTAAGAACGAGAACACCACAAATGTCACCGATATTCTTGGTGAAAAATACAACCATCATCAGACGCAATGTGCTTGCCCTTATATTAACTGCCAATCTGAAGACATagctcccccaacccccagagGCGCTAGAAGAGTCCGCTACGGTAGACCAGGACATACAGAGGCTGCTTTTGAGGGGAGATGTTTGAGTTTTCTATGAGCAGCTTTGTCACCCACTCCACCCTCCGCAGAACTAATTACCCCCCTTCAAGGCTCCTCACAGCGAAACACATGGGGAATCGGTGCAGGCAGCATGCAGCCAACTCCAATCCTTAGCAGCTTCTCAGAACGACAGCATCTTTAAGCATGCTGACCAATCACACCTCTCACACGCCACAGCCATAAATAATGCCAAATCTCAGAACTGCAAGACAAGTGTAGTACCATCGATCCAGGGTTTTTTCTGAACAAAGCAAGTCAATGATGAAAGCAGCTCATGCACTCAACTGAGCGCAAGCCAAAGTCTGAAACCACATTCATAAGAGTCATAACCAAATAGGCTATACACCACATCTAGCAACGGAAAACTAAATTTAGACGTGTTCGGAACATAATGCACTCGCACAACGGGTTAGTATCTGCCCTGACAAAtctgaaattacatttgaaatcagCTGAagagatcatttaaaaaaaatcatattaccAGCTTCTGAATTCATGTCTCTGCCCTTGTCTGTGTTCTCTCCACAACAACTATAGtttcagtgagtgagtggagggagtgtgggagaaggagagagggacagagagagagagtgagaggggggagagagagggagcaagtgacagagagagaatgggatgagagagagagagagagagagagagagagagagagagagaaagcagtgtGACTGAAcacccttttccctctccccaaAATATTGCCCAACTCTTACCAAAAAACGCTGAGGGCCTCCTTTGccctcattctgtctgtctctcatccCCTCTCTTTCCAGAGGGTGCTGGTGTTTTCACCCACATACCAACACTCCTTGTGCTCCAGTGACATGACTTCCCACACACTTGGGTGTTACAAcctcaaacaaacagaaatgcaggcACATGCGCGCTCACACAGCGGTGAGCCACTGGGCCGCAGTGTACCTGCCTGCCCTTTCCCACCCCCTCTGTCAGACCCCAAAACCACCACTCTCCATTCCTCCTGCCCACTGCCCCTCACAGCGTCAGTAACCTTGCCTGTGGCAGGCGGCGCGGTGGGTCGCTAACACTGACCTTCACCCCAATTGGCTGTTCCCAGCCGGCACACAGGGGCACACAAACACCAATCCGAACACTGTCAGCCATATTCCTTCGCCTGCCAACAAGCTGCACTtctgtgtgtgcgagtgtctgtgtggtgcGTGTCTTTCTGTGTGAACACCGTCAGCCATAGTTCTTTGCCTGCCCACTAaatggattttgtgtgtgtgtgtgtgtgtgtgtgtgtgtgtgtgtgtgtgtgtgtgtgtgtgtgtgtgtccagccAGTAATTTATTCAATGTGCATTAACGTGAAAACTTCCACCGACACTCCTCTttgaaaacacactgcacagacccaccatcatcattataaCCCCTGAAATGAATGAGAACATCTTACCATCTGAGATCCAAAGGCAGGAGGCCAGCACTGTGGGCAGTGTGCAACGGGCAGAGTAGCTCTCTTCCATTTGTAAAACCATTTATAATGTACAGTAGCCTACTCGCTACAAGACTGCAAGgtgtgcttttttcagtgttcaaaGATCTCTCCATCTTTTTAAGACTGCTAGGTAAcctctgtgtctgcagtcaACAACATCAGTACGAATATTATTAAGGTAGGGCTGCATGGTGGCAAAATCAAGAAGCAATCGTCCCTCAAGAGATTAGAGACTATGGGCATAAAATAGACAACCACTAAGAACAGCAAGattgtaattacactgtaacaAATTAACTGGATCACAATGACATTGTAATGTACAGACAGCCAGGCTgccagccagagacagagaacaaaaaagagggaaagagagagagagagagagagaaataattaAGAAAGACAAAACCAAGCCTgaaaagaacaacaataaaactGAACAAGAACGAAAACATCTTCtaacaaaaaaatgctttagTTAGTATGTCATTATGATTTCATAAATCTCATTTCTTTTACAGATTATTCCATTAATTGCACACTTGCTGTGAAACTCAAAGAAATTGCCATTTAATTTATAAAACACTAATGCTACATTCAGTCAACAGGCTTTAATGCTCAGTTCCAAATTATTgtccattacattgcattcattttccccAGACACAATTTTTTGTCTGactgttcatattcatttttcaaagtgatcaatattcaatattaGTGTGAACAGACCACCTCCCAAATTGGAATTGAAAAGATGCAgctccatgtgttttttttttggctgctcACACTTCTAAAAACCACCCGAACTGGATCACATGAGGGAGAAATCAGAATTGGGCCACGTTTAGCTGCAGTGTGAACACAGTCAAAGCACTACTCTGTAAGCGAGAAGTAATGatcactgcaacacaaacacagataaaatcAATGCTGTTCTAGCTCTGATTAGTGAGTTTCAAGAACCAAAACAAAGCTAATCAGCATACCACTTCTTATCTTTTCTGTACTTGACTccaaatataaaacatgttttcgAACAAAACATTCATCCAACTATGGTGCCCAGTGATCTAAAACCTTGACAATGAAGCAACCTTCACCAGTCCGCAAAACAATTTTCCCCCACCAAGCAAAGCCGCTCTCTTTTGTCAATGGTGGGGTTAAAATGATTGAATGTAGTGTCTGTTGCATTTGATCAACTCATTGTAGGAGCATATTGAGGGTCTGCCATCGTGGCCATTATAGAAGACTATAAAGTCCATGATGGCAGACCCTCATTTTTTTACAGCTAGTAAGGCCCTCTACCTGGTGCCATGCTTCCTTGATTGTTCCCCGAGAGgaaatttcacagaaaacaaatgtaactgCCTTCTGCCAGCAGTCTCAAACGCTCTGTCTCACAACCATCTCCGCTTTGTCTCGCActctgatttctgttttattagaGTTTTATTAAAACCTAATTAAGAACATGGAGCTCTGAGTGGAAAGTATCTTACCTCCTCCATAAAACACTTACTTTTCCAGCTGAATGACACCTAATCTAGTTAAGGACCTCACCTCCCATTCATTTGAATCTTTACGGTCTATGAAATTGCCAGTGTTAGCTCCTGCATTTTTATAGGAATACTATGTTGGTTGATGGGGACATGTACTGTGGACTGAATGGATTCAAAAacaaagtgagagggagaagggaaagaaTTGTGAACACTGTATCTAAGCCTGTGCCCACTTAATCAGCCTGAATGAGGAACAGGACCTTTGGACACTTAGCCTAACAGCTTAGCCAGTCTTACTGAGACGGTTAACACAGGTTTAACACTCTTACTTGAGTATGCTGTGTACCATTTAATAGGTGAAAGTAAACTAAACGTAGGCTTGTTGAAAACATGACACTAGAGTTTGACACATCTGCCATTTTTAACATCTTAGCCctgacttgtgtgtgtgtgtatatatatatatatatatatatatatatatatatatatatatatatatataaaacacacacataatcaatTATTTTGATCAGCTGTTTTGTCCCATAATCTGGACTGTTGCAGGGTCAGAATTATCTATACAGATTTAGCTGGTTAACTCAGGTTCTGCAATTAACACCCGCCTGCCCACAAAGTGTGGCTGATTTTCTCTTCAGCAAGTTAAATTTGGAAGGTCGACTTCCAGCTGTGAAATCTTGCGTTGGTCATTTCTGTACAATCACTGGGTGTCTAATAACAAGCTACATATGACAGCATGAGGCAGATTTGTCTGCCTCGGGACAATTTAATAATTACAGTCACTCACTCGTCGAATAAAGCTTCTGTTTTTCACACTTAAAAGCTTAATGTCACCCTACTGGACAAAGCCTTTTAAAGCACCAAGCTACACATGTATGGCAGGTATAACTATTCCAAGACTTTCAGACAGTTCTCTGCCCAGGACTTTTTAATACACTTTTGTAGACGTCCCTCCATTACACTTAACTAACATACAGATGTCTGAGCCTCTCTTTTCACTGACAGATAACAACACATCTCATTATCGCTGTTGCCAAACCTTCACAATGGACGGAAATGAACATACCATTATACCCAAGCAGCAGGAAGTGAGAGCTCCTCCCAAAAGAGAGACACATGATACAACAGACCTcttcaaaacaatattaaaggaggcacctcctccagctgtatggagtttaattaaaatatctgaGTGAAAATTCAATACACAAATATCAACACGCAACTGTAACTAGTTAGGCTGGCTTGTGGCagagaaaactttttttaagaTAAAGGTCTATTTTGTAATTCCTATCCAACTACAGACATCTAGAACTATCCCTGCAAATTCCAGGAGGAGGACATTAGTGTGCAAAGCAGCAGCATGGTGAAATGCCACAGCATCCACAGACATTACTACAAATCAAAGTTTAAGTATGTGGACAGGTATGATGTGGTGCACTTCCACTCAAACTCTGTAGAAAGATCTCTCTCAGAGTGGGCACTTGACTTTTGGCCAGTGTCAGTCTGCCAGTCTGTGAGTGTTACAGTGTGGGAGTTAGCAGCGCCTTCCAGCGTGTTCTTGTGCGATCCGGCCCATCAATAGAGCAGTTGTTTTGACCTGTCGGTACAGGTGTGCATCACGGTTTCAATTGATGCCCGCCAGCTCAGAGTACCAGACTCTTCATCAGGACTGAATCTCTCTTAAAtcactgacccccccccttcctaAAATCGATTTTTTCCGTTATTTCCACAAAACGTATTGTGACACTTTCTTTCCAAACAATTTAGTTGGTGTTTCCCCAGGATGTCAGACTCCGTTGATGTGAGCGTGTACCACTATATCAAGCGATGCAAGATACCTCAACTAATTCAACGTTGCTGCTTGTTAGCTAGTCAGGCGACACAACTAAGCTAGCGGACTTCCTAGCTAACACCACAGCTGAAATTATTAGCCATCTATTAATATGCGCGTTAGTCATGATGTACTGTGCACCGGACGGCTCGTTGGTTAAATGCACAGCATAAAATGGGTAACGCGCatattatttcttgtttttgcctGCCAGCTGCCAAActtcataaaaaagaaacagctagCAAACAACCACAGACTATACAACAAAgcttagctggctaactaggtgatagctagctagcggcATTAGCTAATCTCTCTGatgtactagctagctagctaagcttTCTGTGAAATGCACTCATTCTCCGTATAGGCTCTGTATGACTGTATGCGCTAATAGTAACCGACACCAACAACCGCGACAGGACTCTGCGACTTGCTAgctaattaatttattcaacTGACTAGTTAGTCGGAAGAGTTTTTTACCTGCAGGGCCGTTGTCCCTGTGCTTCGTTGAGCGTCTCCCATTCACCACATTCTCACCACTTTCACTCCCTCCCTTCGTCCCTGACGCCATCTTCGCCCTGCCTGCTGCCTCCCTCCCACTTCTCCCTGTTGCCACACCTGCGAAGGCCAGCCCTCCACCTACAATCCCGGACGCACGGCCAATCATCAGCCGCCGATTATTCCCTAAGCCTATCATAGCGCCCTAATCTTTTTAGAACCACCCTTGTTTTCGCTGCGTTGCCCCTGGTGGCCCAAACAACGTTCCACCCTTGGCATGTGACCAAGTTGTGTCAGTCTAGAGTGCTGTATAGCACTGATAACAGTGACGATTTATTACGATGTAAACAGACAAACCAGTTAATGTGTTGTACCGTATACTAGATAACTGAGACTGGATTggaatgcaattttaaaatttcagtgtGTAAAATAGGGATGTAGTTGGCATAGGTGTAAAATCCGTAAATCTATCCGTTGTGCTTTTAGCTCCATCCAGACTGGTAAAAATTCACTCACACTTCTTGGTAGACCCCCAAAATTAAAGCTAAGTCTCCATTAAAGTTTTAGTTTATTATCGCGGCCTATAAAACTTCTGTTTTAAGATTGTTGAATATGGTATAGGTGCCATAGGCTTTGAACAGCTTTCTAACAATATAAAGCTTCACAAGGGAACATCGTACTgagtgaaaaacaaatatatgacatcagacaaagaaaataaagaacactctcattctcaaaaaaaaacccaaaaacaaatgaacaaaacacaagTCATCCCTATATGCACATAATTTTGTACTGAATTTGTTCTTGGTTTCCCGTTAAAGGAAATCCTCAAATGACATGGAATGAATTCtaaataatttttcagttttatttggtGTATCATGCGATTATTCACTGTAAACCTAAATACCAACAAAATACCAACTAAAGTTACAGGGAGCAAAAGAAATTAGATGATGAAGATAGGTAGATGAGAAgcatttttcctgctttttgctTGCAATGTGGCATGgaacaaaaaagttaaaagtaaaAGATCACTAAAAAATTACGTAGtaaaaattacatacatattaattaCATACTGCACCTCTAATCAAAACTGCAATTTCAAATAAAGTGAGATTCTGTGGAAACAAGTTTGTTGGTatgaaatctaaaaaaaaagtttgaataATTATTGAATCATAATTGTCAAACAGCATCAAAAATCAACACTCAGCAGGGAGCAAAATAGgcagaaaaacaacagttcATTAAAATTGCATGACGTGCTGACAAGGGTTTTTGCTGCTAAAGATGTTTACTAAAATGGAATTACGCAGCATTTATCCTCCTACTCTCTTAGGAGTTTCAAAGACTCTCTGACTGATTACCCCTGATTATTTCCCATTATCGACCTTTTTCccacttcccctcccctctcaatctctccatcctcctcaAGGCTTCTCCAGCTGGATGTCTTCCTCTCTGACGTTGTCCACGTCCTGGTAGGGTCCGCGCACCTCAGAGCGCTGGATCTGGTGGTAGGTGGAGGAGCAGTCTTCCAGATTTAACCCCTGCAGATGGAGATTGGGGGGTGGAATTTTGGTTTTTTGGAATGGAAGATGcatggggtgggtgggggttggggagaAATCCAAAAACTAACCTCATAAAtgttctcttcctcctccttgttcctcctcttctccagctGATTGAGCTGCTTTGTCTGGAACAGAAGAGGAAGCAGCCCAGTTGCAATGCCCTGCGACATCTCttacacagctgcacacacctCTACACTGATTCCTCATAGCCATTCCAGCGCAATGACAGGGATGTGTCGGGTGGTTGCCGGGTTCCTCTGCAGTGTGGGGGAGgtcatgtttttcattgcagtgcTACTTTTAGAAGGTGGCTGAGGAGTTCCTTTGTTCTTACCTTACGGAGAAGCAGGATACCAGGCAGTAGGacacacaggaggagaagaaTGCCTTCTGCTGTGAGGATcttgttctttgttttctcGCTAAGGTTCAGATACTTGACCATGGGTTCTGGGGGAGGAAGGCTGATTGAGAATTGGCAAAAGGATCAAGCGACCAATCCTTGTCAGTGCTTGTGAGAAGGTATAGCCTGTTTACATGTATTAGATTGTGTATGTGTCACAGTTATTGATTAAAACTGATGTAACTGGCACACCAGTGGGTCTCCAAGGCTGAGATTTGATACCTCTCGCTGTGTCACTATTCAGTATGCTGCTCATTTATCAGCTTGTATTTATAACTATTTACACAGAAGTGGTCCTGTAATATTTCACCCTCTACAGATGCAACTGTCTTCCCAGCTTGCACATTGCACGATAACATAGCAACACTGAAAGAACCTTCTACCTTGGCCTTGGGTTCCTGTCCACTGTTCAACTTACTGTAGACTTGCAGGAAGGTGCCGTAAGTGAAGACAGGGGACCGCAGGTCGGGGTGAGTCAGGATGCACTGGTACAGACCTGTGTCGTTCAGCGTGACGCTCTCCAAAGTGAGCCTCTGGCACTGCTTGCCGTCCTCTGTGAAATTCTCATTACCTGCCCTGTAGTCAGCCATGTCGACATATCTCTTTGTCATGGTGCCATTTTCCTTTATGTGGTTGACCCAGGTGGCATTCACAAAGCCTCCAGATGCATTGTAACAGCATGTTATCACAGCGGTTTGAGAGACCGCAACCCTCCATGAGGGTCTGTCATTGCCAGGTTCAACTTCAACCTTGGTTTTGTCTCCATGGGCAATACCTGCAGAAACGGACGGTTAGTGCCTGACAGCGAGGACCATGTCAAGtcttaaaaaaatgcagcatcttattttttttttttaactattcaAAATTTTATGCTGTGACTTCGGATCTGAACATCAACACGTATGTTTAGTAGTCATCTACAGATTTTCCAGCAACAGTCTCATTACATTACCTCCTGTTGAAAAGTGACTGATTATTATCAAGAGTGTGTATTTTGAGTCCAGTTCAGCAAGGTTGAACTATTGTACAACATttaacagacacatttaaaaggTTCTGGTTATGTAGGAAATAACATTGGATTTCAAATAACAACTGAGCCACTCTGATATTCTGTACCACTGAAGATATATGAAGAAACTGCACAAAGGGCTACTTCAGGTAAGCCAAGGTATGGGGTcaaaaatacagtaccagtcaaaagtttcttcatttttactattttccacattttagcaCTATgaaactataaaataacacaaattgaattatgcagtgaccaaaaagtgttaacattttaaattcttcaaagcagccaaaaactgtttttaaaaatattttttgtggaaAGAAATTAGGCTTTATAATTAGGCTAACATAGGCTTCAACTTCTgctattttaatcatttaagcataaatcttcATATCAA harbors:
- the cd79a gene encoding B-cell antigen receptor complex-associated protein alpha chain encodes the protein MFARVIILFCCLTGIAHGDKTKVEVEPGNDRPSWRVAVSQTAVITCCYNASGGFVNATWVNHIKENGTMTKRYVDMADYRAGNENFTEDGKQCQRLTLESVTLNDTGLYQCILTHPDLRSPVFTYGTFLQVYKPMVKYLNLSEKTKNKILTAEGILLLLCVLLPGILLLRKTKQLNQLEKRRNKEEEENIYEGLNLEDCSSTYHQIQRSEVRGPYQDVDNVREEDIQLEKP